A single window of Papaver somniferum cultivar HN1 unplaced genomic scaffold, ASM357369v1 unplaced-scaffold_139, whole genome shotgun sequence DNA harbors:
- the LOC113335258 gene encoding uncharacterized protein LOC113335258: MVHLADEALICGPVKFRWMYPFERLMKCYKGLVRNKRYINGCIAKGYVMREASLYNMENISNDGGGTHKHTRQAFLDDDDEFVDEMPLSSSKAITLTQVQYQQARRWLLSKYVGIDEWQRKYDLYVNSDNFNSQENLSSKKGLKIFLLWLRDEKPKRQNQYFGD; encoded by the exons ATGGTGCATTTAGCTGACGAAGCTTTGATCTGCGGTCCTGTCAAATTTAGATGGATGTATCCCTTCGAGAG gTTGATGAAATGTTACAAAGGTTTGGTGCGCAATAAAAGGTACATCAATGGTTGCATTGCAAAAGGATATGTGATGCGAGAAGCCAGCTTGTACAATATGGAGAACATATCAAATGATGGTGGTGGGACTCATAAACATACTCGACAGGCCTTtctagatgatgatgatgagtttgtCGATGAGATGCCTTTGAGTTCTTCCAAAGCTATTACTTTAACTCAAGTACAATATCAGCAAGCTCGTAGGTGGCTTCTGTCTAAGTATGTGGGAATAGATGAATGGCAGAG GAAGTATGATTTATACGTGAACAGCGACAACTTTAATAGTCAGGAAAATCTTTCTTCCAAGAAAGGGTTAAAAATCTTTCTCTTATGGTTACGCGATGAG AAGCCAAAGAGACAAAATCAATACTTTGGCGACTAG